The following coding sequences lie in one Candidatus Neptunochlamydia sp. REUL1 genomic window:
- the radA gene encoding DNA repair protein RadA, whose protein sequence is MVKQKSVWVCNECGNKQFKWTGSCNICKSWDSLAEELEVSEKVGRFEAKVSRETKPVLIEDVDAANFKRMHTGYREFDRLMGGGIVSGSLNLLGGEPGIGKSTMLLQLSKRLADQGLTVLYICGEESAEQTSLRAKRLGIKSDKIYLYSETNFSQIRAQIEKIHPDVLIVDSVQIVYKSELSSAPGSVTQVREIAMECMHLAKGSGITTFLIGHVTKSGDIAGPRVLEHIVDTVLEFEGDRQHGYRLMRSVKNRFGPTDDVALFQMNEKGLVEILNPSLTFLEERMTGAPGSVIIPTIEGTRSLLIEVQALVAPSSFATSTRRSTGLDPKRLTLLLAVLEKRMGYQLHALDVFVSIAGGMKITEPAIDLGTILAIASCYCNKPIPSDTIVMGEVGLGGEVRSIPRIESRIKESINMGFKRCILSTKNLKGLNKKLSEKIVLQGVTRVEEAIKTLLG, encoded by the coding sequence ATGGTCAAGCAGAAGTCGGTTTGGGTGTGCAATGAGTGCGGTAATAAGCAATTCAAATGGACAGGAAGTTGCAATATTTGCAAGAGTTGGGATTCTCTTGCTGAAGAGCTTGAAGTCAGTGAAAAAGTCGGACGGTTTGAAGCAAAGGTTTCTCGGGAAACCAAGCCCGTATTAATCGAAGATGTCGATGCCGCAAATTTCAAGCGTATGCATACAGGATACCGAGAGTTTGATCGCTTAATGGGAGGGGGGATTGTTTCAGGTTCCCTTAACTTGCTTGGAGGCGAGCCGGGGATTGGAAAATCTACGATGCTCCTCCAACTTTCCAAGCGCTTAGCTGATCAGGGACTGACAGTCTTATATATTTGCGGAGAAGAGTCGGCAGAACAAACCTCTCTTCGAGCCAAAAGGCTCGGCATTAAGAGTGATAAAATCTATCTCTATAGCGAAACGAATTTTTCTCAAATTCGTGCACAAATCGAAAAAATTCATCCTGATGTCTTGATTGTCGATTCCGTTCAGATTGTTTATAAAAGTGAGCTTTCCTCTGCCCCTGGTTCTGTGACGCAAGTGCGCGAGATTGCCATGGAATGTATGCACCTTGCCAAAGGGAGTGGAATCACAACGTTTCTTATAGGTCATGTGACGAAAAGCGGCGATATCGCGGGGCCACGCGTGCTTGAGCATATTGTCGATACCGTCCTTGAGTTTGAAGGGGATCGTCAACATGGATATCGTCTGATGCGCTCGGTTAAAAATCGTTTTGGACCGACAGATGATGTGGCTCTTTTTCAGATGAATGAAAAGGGATTGGTTGAAATTCTCAATCCCTCATTGACTTTTTTAGAAGAGAGAATGACCGGCGCTCCGGGGTCTGTTATCATTCCAACGATTGAAGGAACCCGCTCTTTGTTAATTGAGGTGCAGGCTCTTGTTGCCCCCAGCTCTTTTGCAACCTCCACTCGGCGCTCCACAGGTCTTGATCCTAAACGGCTGACCCTTCTTCTCGCCGTTCTTGAGAAACGGATGGGGTATCAACTTCATGCTCTCGATGTTTTTGTTTCCATTGCTGGGGGGATGAAAATTACCGAGCCGGCGATCGATCTTGGTACGATTCTAGCCATCGCTTCTTGTTATTGTAACAAGCCTATTCCCTCAGACACAATTGTGATGGGAGAAGTGGGGCTTGGCGGTGAAGTGCGAAGTATTCCTCGCATTGAAAGTCGTATTAAAGAATCCATTAACATGGGATTCAAGCGGTGTATTCTCAGCACTAAAAATCTCAAAGGCCTTAACAAGAAACTTTCAGAAAAAATTGTACTCCAAGGCGTCACTCGTGTTGAAGAAGCGATCAAGACATTGCTGGGATAA
- a CDS encoding aminotransferase class I/II-fold pyridoxal phosphate-dependent enzyme, whose translation MSKYEFYQTSLEKKQEQKEYRQLRCVAALEEKNDNSRLNFTSSDILGLSRHPYVKKNTIKYVLEWGAGTTPNRLVTEHLECHRAVEEKLADLVGKETSLLFPSAYNAHQQILSTLMNNRCMIFIDRYCHHGLIQAAISSGAQVFRYEHNNLEQLRALLEKTNSTNHKWVVTESLFGINGMTADLKKVVEVADQYGALTYVDDSHSVGVMGKYGMGLASHRKGIDVVFGSFGKQSGTFGAYLATNQLFRSYLLAFNPELLEITMLPPAGLGAISGSLDLIPDMHVERQKIDMLSHTLRELLTNNHWDIGSGTSHIIPLTCSKESECLRLSNALLKTNILATTLRPPLVPQGAMRLCFTVNALHIPEDINLLVETLQSLREEPSLSVV comes from the coding sequence GTGAGCAAGTACGAATTTTATCAGACTTCGCTTGAAAAAAAGCAGGAACAAAAAGAGTACAGGCAACTTAGGTGCGTAGCTGCGTTGGAGGAAAAGAACGACAATAGTCGTCTGAACTTCACCTCAAGCGACATCTTAGGCCTTTCTCGACACCCTTATGTGAAAAAAAATACGATTAAGTATGTTTTGGAGTGGGGCGCAGGAACAACACCTAACCGCCTTGTGACGGAGCATTTGGAATGTCACCGCGCTGTAGAGGAAAAACTTGCTGACCTGGTTGGAAAGGAAACCTCTCTTCTGTTCCCATCGGCATATAATGCTCATCAGCAAATCCTATCGACTCTTATGAACAACCGCTGCATGATTTTTATCGACCGGTACTGTCATCATGGATTGATTCAAGCGGCAATTAGCTCGGGTGCTCAAGTCTTCCGCTATGAGCATAATAATCTAGAGCAGCTGCGAGCTTTACTTGAAAAAACAAATAGCACAAACCACAAATGGGTTGTGACTGAATCGTTATTTGGAATCAATGGCATGACTGCTGACCTGAAAAAAGTCGTGGAGGTGGCGGATCAATATGGTGCGCTTACTTACGTCGATGACTCCCACAGCGTGGGTGTTATGGGAAAATACGGAATGGGTCTTGCATCTCATCGAAAAGGAATCGATGTGGTGTTTGGAAGTTTTGGAAAGCAATCAGGAACGTTTGGCGCGTACCTTGCAACCAACCAACTTTTTCGAAGCTACCTTTTAGCATTCAATCCTGAGCTTCTTGAAATAACGATGCTTCCTCCTGCAGGACTTGGGGCAATAAGCGGCTCCCTAGACTTAATTCCAGACATGCACGTAGAAAGGCAAAAGATAGACATGCTCAGCCATACTCTTAGAGAGCTCCTTACAAATAACCACTGGGATATCGGGAGTGGAACCAGTCATATCATCCCTCTTACTTGCTCAAAAGAAAGTGAATGTCTCAGGCTATCAAATGCTCTTCTCAAAACAAATATTTTGGCCACAACGCTCCGCCCTCCTCTTGTTCCCCAAGGAGCAATGCGCCTCTGCTTCACGGTGAATGCATTGCATATTCCAGAGGATATAAATCTTTTAGTCGAAACTCTCCAAAGCCTCCGCGAGGAACCCAGCCTCTCTGTTGTATAG
- the rnc gene encoding ribonuclease III has protein sequence MNTYDHLRKGVPLIEAQINYIFKEKSLIELAFIHRSFTNENRDVVEGHNERLEFLGDAILGLIVSDFLYNYLPDRPEGELSYLRSRLVEAPACTLYLQKIDLEKFLMVGKGEAMNEGKGRGTILADLFEAIIGALYLDGGVEAARTFFFDQFREDVLSIIEKPHRNWKAELQDYCQKNHQKPPDYEVLKEEGPDHLKTFFIKVHLDNRELGQGKGSSKKEAEQSAAENAIENLGL, from the coding sequence ATGAATACGTATGATCATTTGAGGAAAGGCGTTCCTCTGATTGAAGCACAAATTAACTATATATTTAAAGAAAAGTCGTTGATCGAGCTTGCCTTTATTCACCGTTCATTTACCAATGAGAATCGCGATGTTGTTGAGGGGCATAATGAGCGATTAGAATTTTTAGGTGATGCTATTCTTGGGTTGATCGTCAGTGATTTTCTGTACAACTATCTTCCTGATCGCCCTGAAGGAGAGCTTTCATATCTCCGCTCTCGTTTGGTTGAAGCTCCAGCCTGCACGTTGTATCTTCAAAAAATTGATTTAGAGAAGTTTCTCATGGTTGGAAAAGGGGAGGCTATGAATGAAGGAAAGGGACGTGGGACGATTCTTGCGGATCTTTTTGAAGCAATCATTGGAGCACTTTATCTTGACGGAGGAGTTGAAGCAGCCCGCACATTTTTCTTTGATCAGTTCAGGGAGGATGTTCTCTCAATCATTGAAAAGCCTCATCGAAACTGGAAGGCTGAGCTTCAGGATTATTGCCAAAAAAACCACCAAAAACCCCCAGATTATGAAGTGCTCAAAGAGGAGGGACCTGATCATCTCAAGACCTTTTTTATTAAAGTGCACCTCGACAATAGAGAGCTTGGTCAGGGGAAAGGGTCTTCCAAAAAAGAGGCAGAGCAAAGCGCTGCAGAAAACGCAATTGAAAACTTAGGGTTATAA
- the proS gene encoding proline--tRNA ligase: protein MNKPRTAVSPTREEDYPEWYQQVIKVAELAEHSPVRGCMVIKPWGYALWENIQRILDRRFKETGHQNAYFPLFIPLSYLEKEAKHVEGFAKECAVVTHHRLVQGEDGKLVPGGELEEPLIVRPTSEMIIGDMFSRWIESHRDLPLLINQWANVVRWEMRTRLFLRTAEFLWQEGHTVHATEEEAQEETRRMLDIYVDFVENKLAIPVFKGEKTESERFPGAVATFTFEAMMQDGKALQGGTSHFLGQNFSKAQDITFQDKEGNQVPAWTTSWGVTTRMIGGMVMVHGDDDGLVLPPRIASAQVVILPLIHKPEAKEKVLAYCRELKKKLQSIHYCEDLLTVHLDERDMRSGEKVWSWIKKGVPIRIEVGPRELEQNQLSIAKRNKGHKDFEKQSEEELLNSVVDQLEEIQKNLYQKAKAFRDSRVKEVNTKEEFYNFFKKDTGFASCHWSGDSAVEEMVQKDLSVTIRCIPLDGPKEEGTCPFTGNPSSQRVLFAKSY, encoded by the coding sequence ATGAATAAGCCAAGGACTGCAGTAAGCCCAACGCGGGAAGAAGACTATCCAGAATGGTATCAACAAGTAATCAAAGTGGCAGAACTTGCCGAACACTCTCCCGTGCGAGGATGTATGGTTATCAAGCCTTGGGGCTATGCTCTGTGGGAAAATATCCAACGGATCTTGGACCGTCGGTTCAAAGAAACGGGGCACCAAAATGCTTACTTTCCTCTTTTCATTCCCTTGAGTTACTTGGAAAAAGAAGCAAAGCACGTTGAAGGGTTTGCTAAAGAGTGCGCGGTTGTGACTCATCATCGCTTGGTACAGGGAGAAGACGGAAAGCTTGTTCCTGGTGGAGAACTCGAAGAGCCTCTTATTGTGCGGCCTACCTCTGAGATGATTATCGGTGATATGTTCTCTAGGTGGATCGAGTCTCATCGCGACTTGCCTCTTCTTATCAACCAGTGGGCAAACGTTGTCCGTTGGGAGATGCGTACACGTTTGTTCCTTCGCACAGCAGAGTTCCTTTGGCAAGAAGGGCATACCGTGCATGCGACGGAAGAAGAAGCGCAAGAAGAAACCCGTCGGATGCTCGATATTTACGTTGACTTTGTAGAAAACAAGCTTGCGATTCCTGTCTTTAAGGGGGAAAAAACCGAAAGCGAACGATTCCCTGGGGCCGTTGCGACCTTTACCTTCGAAGCCATGATGCAAGACGGAAAGGCCCTGCAAGGGGGGACTTCCCACTTCCTTGGTCAAAACTTTTCTAAAGCTCAGGATATCACCTTTCAAGATAAGGAAGGAAACCAAGTGCCTGCTTGGACGACCTCTTGGGGGGTGACCACTCGCATGATCGGGGGGATGGTGATGGTGCATGGGGACGACGATGGCCTCGTTCTCCCTCCTCGTATCGCTTCAGCTCAGGTTGTAATCCTTCCCCTTATCCATAAGCCCGAGGCCAAAGAAAAGGTTCTTGCCTACTGCCGCGAGCTAAAGAAGAAATTGCAGTCGATCCACTACTGCGAAGATCTTCTCACTGTTCATCTTGATGAGCGCGATATGCGGAGCGGGGAGAAGGTGTGGTCTTGGATTAAGAAAGGGGTGCCAATCCGTATCGAAGTGGGACCTCGTGAGCTGGAACAAAATCAGCTTTCTATTGCTAAGAGAAATAAAGGACATAAGGATTTTGAAAAGCAATCAGAAGAAGAACTTCTTAATTCTGTTGTTGATCAACTTGAGGAGATCCAAAAGAACCTCTATCAAAAAGCGAAGGCTTTTCGTGATAGCCGCGTAAAAGAGGTCAACACCAAAGAAGAATTCTATAACTTTTTTAAGAAGGATACGGGGTTTGCCAGCTGCCATTGGTCAGGAGACTCTGCAGTTGAAGAAATGGTTCAAAAAGACTTAAGTGTGACGATCCGGTGTATCCCACTAGACGGTCCTAAAGAAGAAGGAACTTGCCCATTTACTGGGAATCCGAGCTCCCAGAGAGTCCTCTTTGCAAAGTCCTATTAA
- a CDS encoding uroporphyrinogen-III synthase encodes MKIKVGARGSKLSQRQVEEIIGELGIEYECRWEETVGDRDLVSSLGPMDKTDFFTREIDEKVLGGQYNVGIHSAKDLPDPIPKGLSLVALTRGIDSSDSLVMRDGDRLETLKRGAVIGSSSFRRNKVVKGLRPDFLCKELRGPVDMRLEMLDRGEVDALVVAEAALIRLGLTGRNRVTLPGKGAPLQGKLAVVARDGDFEMEEVFKSLDSRKKKRVLYLGTEGKKGMEHLPLIEIIPRDFQGFEIQTAMADFSEYTHVILTSKNGARIFCDCMEYYKVKLQGKKVFAVGKVTAKALEERGVKVDEVAVEETQEGVIHLLAMEDLDDAYVLLPQSSRARSALSSSLMLRRVRHQKVSIYDTKKKIPGVKPDLKSFDEIIFTSPSTVEAFSETFTAVPKGIKLTAIGAITRNILKIKLQA; translated from the coding sequence ATGAAAATAAAGGTGGGAGCACGGGGATCGAAGCTTTCGCAGCGACAGGTGGAAGAGATTATAGGAGAACTCGGGATCGAGTATGAGTGCAGGTGGGAAGAAACTGTGGGGGATCGAGACCTTGTTTCATCGCTAGGTCCGATGGATAAGACGGATTTTTTCACGAGGGAAATAGATGAAAAAGTCTTAGGGGGACAATACAATGTGGGGATTCACTCAGCAAAAGATTTGCCAGACCCAATTCCAAAGGGGCTTAGTCTTGTTGCCCTAACACGGGGAATTGATTCAAGTGATAGCTTAGTCATGCGAGACGGAGATCGGTTAGAGACTCTAAAGAGGGGAGCTGTGATTGGCTCTTCATCTTTTCGTCGCAATAAGGTCGTTAAAGGGCTGCGCCCTGATTTTCTTTGCAAAGAGTTGCGTGGGCCCGTTGACATGCGATTAGAGATGCTGGACCGAGGAGAAGTCGATGCACTTGTTGTTGCTGAGGCGGCCCTGATCCGGTTGGGCTTAACAGGTCGAAATCGGGTAACCCTTCCTGGGAAGGGAGCACCGCTCCAAGGGAAACTTGCTGTGGTCGCGCGAGATGGGGACTTTGAAATGGAAGAGGTATTTAAAAGTTTAGACTCTCGAAAAAAGAAAAGGGTTCTTTATTTAGGAACAGAAGGGAAAAAGGGGATGGAGCACCTTCCGCTTATAGAGATTATTCCACGCGATTTTCAGGGGTTTGAAATACAAACAGCAATGGCCGACTTTTCTGAGTATACCCACGTGATACTCACAAGTAAAAATGGGGCGCGAATTTTTTGCGATTGCATGGAGTATTACAAGGTGAAACTTCAAGGAAAAAAGGTTTTTGCGGTAGGGAAGGTAACTGCTAAAGCTCTAGAAGAGAGAGGGGTAAAAGTTGATGAAGTGGCAGTAGAAGAGACCCAGGAAGGAGTGATTCACCTCTTGGCAATGGAAGATTTGGATGATGCCTATGTTCTTCTGCCGCAATCTTCAAGAGCACGTTCTGCACTTTCCTCTTCCTTGATGCTCCGGAGAGTGCGTCATCAGAAAGTGTCCATTTATGATACAAAGAAAAAGATTCCAGGTGTCAAACCAGATTTAAAAAGTTTTGACGAAATTATTTTTACGAGCCCTTCAACAGTTGAAGCTTTTTCAGAAACTTTTACAGCGGTACCCAAAGGAATTAAATTGACGGCGATAGGAGCAATTACGCGCAATATTTTAAAAATTAAATTACAAGCTTAG